The segment ATCTATTTCCCTCACATTGAAAGCCTCATTTGGAAGTAATTCTTCATCAAAGACTACAGCACTAAGACCCTGAGTAGTTGCGATCCAAATACGGCCTTTACTGTCAGTAGTAATCCCATTTACCCAATCTCCCAGTAAACCGTCTGCCGTGGTAATAAATTTTGAATTGCCATATTCGTCTACACACACTGCACCCCCGCCTTCTGTTCCAGCCCAAAATCTACAGGGACTACTGCTCTTTTCTGAAATAAGAACCGTGTTAACCTTTCCTGAAGGCAAAACAGGTTTTTCACCTGTTACTGATCGTGCAGTAAAATTTTCAAAAGCATTAAAATTATACCGTAGTTTAGATACCCCTCCCGATTGGGCTATCCAGATATTTCCTTCTTCGTCTTTTAAAGCGTGGTAGACGTTATTACTTAATAAGCCGCTGGACCTGGAGTAAGTTTTTTTTACTTCAGCTGTTTTTTGATCAATCCGGGTAATTCCTGATTCTCCGTTACCCACTAAGATCGTACCGTCCCCAAGGGATATAATGGACGATATATTTGATGGAGAACCATTGTAAATTATATGGGGAACAGAAGACCCCGGAGTAAACCTAAGCAGTTCCCCATTTTGCCTTTGAACCCAAATAAAACCTATATCATCGTGGAACAGGGAATTAAAATTATAGCTAACATCAACATCTCCTGAAGCGTATATAATTTTAAATTTATCCTTTTCGAATTTTGCCAGAATTCCTCCATCAAGACCTACAAGAATTTTTCCCTCTTTGGATGATGTCAATGATGTAACGGCGAGCATTCCCTCACTAGTTATAGCAGTAGAAAGGGTATCAACACTAATTTTTGCGTCTCCGCCAATATGATATCGAAGTATTCCTTTATCTGAGGTTGCCACCCATACCCTTCCCTCTTTATCTACTGCTAGATGTTGATTTGTTCTTGCTTCATCTCTGGCCAATAAAATTCCTTTGAATAGTGGTGTAAACCTGATTTCTTTTTCACCTGAATATTCGTGCAGGGTTTCTCAGAAACAACGAGACCTGAACCGGAAGAAACCCATAAATAGCCTTCTCCATCTTCAATTATTTGCCAAACTCCTAAATCCCTTAAACCTTTTTCTTTTCCATAAAGTTCCATTCCCGAACCATCATACCTCAACAATCCCGATGTGAAAACCGCAAACCAAATATAGCCCTGCCTGTCCTGGTAAATATGAGTTACAAGGGCAGAGGGTAGAGCGTTTACTTCACTATCACTTGTAAAGTGAGTAAGCGGAAGCTCCTGTGCTCCCGCTTTACACCACAATGATAATAAGAGAATAATTGGTAGATATAACCTCCAATTCATTAATTATGGTATTTGTGAATACTCAGTTTCTAGACACCCCCGGAGCCATTAAAAGATAAAAGCATTTTAGTGTCACTAGATCTTAATGCTTTAATCTCTTCCACTCTGCGGGAAGTACTTGTTGTTTCTGCAGGACAAATTTCCAGATCGGTACAGGCTACGGCCTCAGAATAAATTAACAATGCTGTATTAAATCCAGAATTCAATTCATTGGTTTCAGGATTAAAAGCTCCTCGGTCACTCGCAATGTTTAATTCTGCAGTGAGAAGCTGCTGTAGAAATTCATCCAGCTCTGTTCTTATTGGCCTTGACAATATACTTAGGGCCATAGCCTCTTTATCATTACCAAATTGAAATGGTTCTGGCAGTAACATGCCTTCAACTTCTATTAAAAGATTTCTGATATCTTCTTTTGAATATAAACTTCCTTTCTTTCCGGCATGTCTAATTTGTTGGACCCAGAATTTAGTAGGTTCAGTATTGACTCTAATTTTTCCATCATCCAGCTGTTGTATAATTTTGGAGGTATTAACTAAATAACCAAAGTTATAATTAAGTCCATTTTCCTGTAAATTTTCAATAGTGAAGAACGTATTACCAGCAGCTGTATAATTTTCGTCGTTAAGAAGGTCTCCATTTACAGCGATTTTGTAGGTTCCCTGAAGAACCATAAAGGAATATGAACCGTTTGCTGAAGTGGGAACTGTAGCAATTAACTTGTCATTTTCATCGAATAGATCGATGAGAAAGGAAGGTATTCCAGATTCTGAAGCCTGTTTAAAACCATCGGAATTAGCATCAATATAAATACTACCATTTAGAGTAAATACCCCTTTGCAGGGACCCAAAATCTCTTTAGTGTCAGATATACTTCCCCTTGTGGCTGTAACATTGATAACCCCTAAAGGTATATTTCCTCGCATAGTCATTGAATAATCCTGGCTGCCATCTTTAGAAACCGATTTGTTCCATTTAATAGCATCTTCATATAAATTGAAAGCCCTGTTGGGTGACTGGTTTTGTAGATTACCTGCACAACCAGGAATTTCAAGAGTAAAACTGTCTAACTGGGGAGTAGCTCCTCCTCCACTTACCTTGTACTTAAAAGTGGTTGTTACGTTATTTCCGGTTCCTGTTACTGTCCTGCCTATGAAGTTTACTGTATAGGTATTAAGCATAACAGTTTCATATTTTTCGAGTTGAGCAACAAAATAGGCAGGTAAATGATCTTCCTGAAGTTTATTTGTTGGAAAAATTTCTTCAGCCGTGGATGTTCCTGAGTCGGCTTCAATTAGTTGAATAGATTCGTCTGCTTCACAACCTGCAAACATGAATCCCAATAACAGCACAGCTGTTACAAGAGAAATACATTGTTTCATAATAATTAGATTAAAATGGTCCAAAAATGGTTATGGGAGGAGAAATTCTTTAACAAAATATTTGAATAAAGGAGCGGGATTTCCTCATCCTTTCTCAATGACCATTTAATCGTAGAGTATTAATATGGTTGGTACAGCAAC is part of the Antarcticibacterium sp. 1MA-6-2 genome and harbors:
- a CDS encoding SdrD B-like domain-containing protein, with amino-acid sequence MKQCISLVTAVLLLGFMFAGCEADESIQLIEADSGTSTAEEIFPTNKLQEDHLPAYFVAQLEKYETVMLNTYTVNFIGRTVTGTGNNVTTTFKYKVSGGGATPQLDSFTLEIPGCAGNLQNQSPNRAFNLYEDAIKWNKSVSKDGSQDYSMTMRGNIPLGVINVTATRGSISDTKEILGPCKGVFTLNGSIYIDANSDGFKQASESGIPSFLIDLFDENDKLIATVPTSANGSYSFMVLQGTYKIAVNGDLLNDENYTAAGNTFFTIENLQENGLNYNFGYLVNTSKIIQQLDDGKIRVNTEPTKFWVQQIRHAGKKGSLYSKEDIRNLLIEVEGMLLPEPFQFGNDKEAMALSILSRPIRTELDEFLQQLLTAELNIASDRGAFNPETNELNSGFNTALLIYSEAVACTDLEICPAETTSTSRRVEEIKALRSSDTKMLLSFNGSGGV
- a CDS encoding two-component regulator propeller domain-containing protein — its product is MNWRLYLPIILLLSLWCKAGAQELPLTHFTSDSEVNALPSALVTHIYQDRQGYIWFAVFTSGLLRYDGSGMELYGKEKGLRDLGVWQIIEDGEGYLWVSSGSGLVVSEKPCTNIQVKKKSGLHHYSKEFYWPEMKQEQINI